One genomic segment of Paenibacillus xylanexedens includes these proteins:
- a CDS encoding VanW family protein, with amino-acid sequence MKKIHLTVIVLFSILLIGSASYGLLYMYVNQPTLPKDVRVGGMSVEGKNRKNVLQELDEKIKKLEDWPVTLEVTEPDPKTMTYTTAQVGVSYNVNSFESAIQQLEEGNLWERAYARYHFPKEFSLDMNYNSRPLQERLNPAWEKETFGTPADAVRRITASDKVQYIPEKGVRRIDWDTLTSLIQTKLHRDFSVLNPDEKPAPLLIQVPLYTLKPEVTLDSLRQEGIDRKIIQFSTGLGNSSEGRIHNVSAAAEAINGMILPPDATFDYEKVVRKAEKDYGFREAPVIVNGRLTPGIGGGICQVSSTVYNAALLTGLDIIERRNHSLPVKYLPKGLDATFASGAINFRFKNNTGKSLLIHAEVKNHQLMVKFFGTFPENVSYALESRTIETLSVPVKYVSSTVLPDGAQQVLQDGQPGYIVETVRTKRLNGKVVESKTITRDTYKAQNRLIARSGHSSLPDPQGPSVVEDGISDTKQP; translated from the coding sequence ATGAAAAAAATACATTTGACGGTCATTGTTCTCTTCTCCATCCTCTTGATCGGCTCCGCGTCCTACGGATTGTTGTATATGTACGTGAATCAGCCTACCCTACCCAAAGACGTTCGTGTTGGCGGTATGTCGGTGGAAGGGAAGAATCGCAAGAACGTATTACAAGAATTGGATGAAAAGATTAAAAAGCTGGAGGACTGGCCTGTCACTCTTGAAGTGACTGAACCTGACCCCAAGACGATGACGTATACCACAGCTCAGGTGGGTGTGAGTTACAACGTTAACAGCTTTGAGTCGGCGATACAGCAACTGGAGGAAGGTAACCTGTGGGAACGCGCTTATGCACGTTATCATTTTCCGAAAGAGTTCTCTCTCGATATGAACTACAACTCAAGACCACTTCAAGAACGTCTCAACCCTGCCTGGGAAAAAGAAACCTTCGGTACGCCTGCGGACGCTGTTCGCCGCATTACCGCAAGTGACAAAGTCCAGTATATCCCGGAAAAAGGCGTCCGCCGCATTGATTGGGATACACTCACAAGTCTCATTCAGACGAAGTTGCACAGGGATTTCAGTGTACTGAACCCGGATGAGAAACCCGCCCCACTGTTGATCCAGGTACCACTCTATACGCTGAAGCCTGAAGTAACTCTTGATTCGCTGCGCCAGGAAGGCATTGACCGAAAGATCATCCAGTTCTCCACGGGTCTGGGCAATAGTAGTGAAGGCCGGATACATAATGTCAGTGCAGCGGCGGAAGCGATTAACGGCATGATTTTGCCACCGGATGCCACATTCGATTATGAGAAGGTCGTCCGTAAAGCTGAGAAAGATTATGGGTTTCGTGAGGCTCCGGTCATTGTTAATGGAAGACTAACCCCCGGAATTGGCGGGGGAATCTGCCAAGTATCAAGTACAGTGTATAATGCAGCGCTATTGACGGGTCTTGATATTATTGAGCGTCGTAACCACTCCCTGCCGGTCAAATATTTGCCGAAAGGACTGGATGCCACCTTTGCCTCGGGAGCCATCAACTTTCGCTTCAAGAATAATACTGGAAAATCCTTACTCATTCATGCAGAGGTAAAGAATCACCAATTGATGGTGAAATTTTTCGGCACCTTCCCGGAGAACGTCAGCTATGCCCTTGAATCTCGTACCATTGAAACATTAAGTGTTCCGGTGAAGTATGTGTCCAGTACGGTACTGCCTGATGGTGCACAGCAGGTGCTGCAAGACGGACAGCCTGGATATATTGTCGAGACGGTACGAACCAAGAGGCTAAACGGCAAAGTGGTCGAATCCAAAACGATTACACGGGATACGTACAAAGCTCAGAATCGTCTTATTGCCCGCTCCGGTCATAGCAGCCTGCCAGACCCGCAAGGGCCTTCTGTGGTCGAGGACGGGATTAGCGATACGAAACAGCCTTAG
- a CDS encoding PDZ domain-containing protein, with the protein MEWVWPWLTTLGEALLQLFIQPFYYIAVILIALIYHRQLLQERKLFHVRLQSSITQTIRAVLGGILIGTIVSIVSLFLGAHLTLGSLICIWAATLVLSLFRIRYLCFAYAAGLLGVVQFGLNLASGWQPSGWMGSITETLRALDMPALLVLAAILHMGEALLVRMQGVSMASPLLFEGKRGKLVGGYQLQQFWAIPLLILVPVTGGGAELAWNPLMNAGHSYMLVALPIMLGFGEITQSMLPGQKVQISSKRLMIYGATLLVFSLLAAWWSPLMVVAALIAFIGHEFLVWYSAFEEQNRSPVFVHPQHGLKVLAVIPESPAADLGIEAGETLYKVNGKLVHSPEELHRALRMNPAFCKLEVRNHQGESKFMQRAIYEGEHHQLGIIMAPDNHEVWAIRLRPLTLFHIINLKLFARLKKPQRDEAPLALPPAPVTSDKGSIEM; encoded by the coding sequence ATGGAATGGGTATGGCCGTGGTTAACTACATTAGGGGAAGCTTTGTTGCAGTTGTTTATTCAACCGTTTTATTATATTGCGGTGATCCTGATTGCGCTGATCTATCATCGTCAGTTACTACAGGAGCGTAAATTGTTTCATGTCCGTTTGCAAAGCTCGATAACACAGACGATTCGTGCGGTGCTCGGAGGCATACTCATCGGTACCATTGTCTCAATCGTGTCCCTATTTCTCGGTGCACATCTTACGCTGGGAAGCCTGATATGCATATGGGCTGCAACGTTAGTTCTATCCTTGTTCCGTATCCGATATCTGTGCTTTGCCTACGCGGCAGGGTTGCTGGGTGTGGTGCAATTTGGTTTGAATCTGGCTTCAGGCTGGCAACCATCCGGTTGGATGGGGAGTATCACGGAGACGCTACGTGCTCTGGATATGCCTGCACTGCTTGTTTTGGCGGCCATCCTACATATGGGTGAAGCCCTGTTGGTACGTATGCAGGGAGTATCGATGGCATCACCGCTTCTCTTCGAGGGAAAACGTGGGAAACTGGTTGGTGGATATCAACTACAACAGTTCTGGGCCATTCCCCTACTGATTCTTGTTCCCGTCACAGGAGGTGGCGCGGAGCTGGCATGGAATCCACTGATGAATGCAGGTCATAGTTATATGCTGGTTGCGTTGCCGATTATGCTCGGATTTGGTGAGATAACGCAGAGTATGCTTCCGGGACAAAAGGTACAGATCTCATCAAAGCGGTTGATGATATACGGGGCAACTTTGCTTGTGTTCAGTTTGCTTGCTGCATGGTGGTCTCCACTCATGGTGGTTGCTGCGCTGATCGCATTTATTGGACATGAATTTCTGGTATGGTACAGCGCGTTTGAAGAGCAAAACCGTAGTCCGGTATTTGTTCATCCGCAGCATGGGTTGAAGGTATTGGCTGTTATTCCGGAGAGTCCTGCTGCAGATTTGGGGATTGAAGCAGGAGAGACGTTGTATAAGGTGAATGGTAAGTTGGTTCATTCACCGGAAGAGTTGCATCGCGCTCTGCGGATGAACCCGGCTTTTTGCAAGCTTGAGGTGCGAAATCACCAAGGAGAAAGCAAGTTCATGCAACGGGCGATCTATGAAGGGGAGCATCATCAGCTTGGGATCATTATGGCACCGGACAATCACGAGGTCTGGGCGATTCGCTTACGTCCACTGACGTTGTTCCATATCATTAATCTCAAATTGTTTGCCCGTCTGAAAAAACCACAAAGGGACGAAGCTCCATTGGCGTTACCGCCAGCCCCAGTTACCAGTGACAAAGGGTCTATTGAGATGTAA
- a CDS encoding response regulator transcription factor has translation MSKRNDVNQNNDSAQLPLIRLILADDDYFIRESLKVLLGLGSGIRVTGTASNGQEALALLEAGTPADVVLMDIRMPECDGVEGTKRIKARFPEIQVLMLTTFDDDEYIIQALQNGASGYLLKNVPPERIIQGIKTVHNGDMLIHPDIARKLAGLLRPAAIPLTQNPIEAYELTRMELAVAEAISEGLSNKEIAAKLFLSEGTVKNYVTDILGKLSLRDRTQIAIFMLKQ, from the coding sequence ATGTCCAAACGGAATGATGTGAACCAAAACAATGATTCAGCCCAACTCCCACTTATTCGGCTGATTCTCGCAGACGATGATTACTTCATTCGTGAGAGCCTGAAAGTGCTGCTCGGACTCGGCTCCGGCATTCGCGTTACAGGCACAGCCTCAAATGGACAGGAAGCGTTGGCATTGCTTGAAGCAGGAACGCCTGCGGACGTGGTGTTGATGGATATTCGGATGCCGGAATGTGACGGAGTTGAAGGTACCAAACGCATCAAGGCACGTTTTCCTGAAATCCAAGTGCTCATGCTAACTACGTTTGACGACGATGAGTATATTATTCAGGCATTACAGAATGGAGCAAGCGGTTATTTGCTCAAAAATGTTCCACCCGAGCGGATCATTCAAGGCATCAAGACCGTACATAACGGTGATATGTTAATTCATCCGGATATTGCCCGCAAATTGGCAGGCCTTCTTCGTCCCGCTGCAATTCCCCTGACACAGAATCCAATCGAAGCCTATGAACTGACACGTATGGAGCTGGCGGTTGCCGAGGCCATATCGGAGGGGTTGTCCAATAAGGAAATTGCCGCCAAACTGTTCCTCAGTGAAGGCACGGTCAAAAACTACGTCACGGATATTCTCGGCAAGCTGAGCTTGCGTGATCGAACCCAAATCGCCATCTTTATGTTAAAACAATAA
- a CDS encoding sensor histidine kinase — protein MPMRFLQYGLIIVPAVLYLLMLPLENEAVYTLYIIIALGLSVWKDFNRSSTQQWLLLLAEILWSCWLIASYGPFMFFLSLSVLYVYIYRLVGSRRWLMFAIQLVANNVALHWHYSVPQASQPGLTTLNTTATSLLSTGTIAMVLGNLLLLITAALSWQGSRTASSRGQLEQVYDELRSKHYELQEARAQLLLFTKQLEGVAQAEERTRISRQLHDDIGHRLIRTKMMSEATLLTLPLNMEQGTEMVRQIRDQLADSMDDMRSTLHKLQPKSYASEAYALDRLLEEVGRDTGVKTNY, from the coding sequence ATGCCGATGCGGTTTCTGCAATACGGATTAATTATCGTTCCAGCAGTACTGTACCTGTTGATGCTGCCCTTGGAAAATGAAGCCGTCTACACCTTGTATATCATCATCGCGCTTGGACTCTCCGTGTGGAAAGATTTTAACCGTTCAAGTACACAGCAATGGCTGTTGCTGCTGGCCGAAATACTCTGGAGCTGCTGGCTGATTGCTTCGTATGGACCATTTATGTTTTTCCTCTCTCTATCCGTGCTCTACGTGTATATATACAGACTGGTGGGAAGTCGGAGATGGTTGATGTTTGCGATTCAGCTCGTTGCTAACAATGTCGCTTTGCATTGGCATTATTCTGTCCCACAGGCATCGCAACCAGGGTTAACCACACTAAATACAACCGCCACTTCATTACTCTCCACAGGGACAATTGCGATGGTTCTTGGCAACCTGCTTCTGCTCATCACAGCGGCTCTGTCTTGGCAGGGATCAAGAACGGCGAGCAGCCGCGGACAACTGGAACAAGTCTATGACGAGCTCCGCAGCAAACATTACGAACTACAAGAAGCTCGTGCGCAGCTGCTGTTATTTACAAAGCAACTTGAAGGAGTGGCTCAGGCAGAGGAACGTACCCGTATCTCCAGACAGCTTCATGACGATATCGGGCATCGACTGATTCGCACCAAAATGATGTCGGAAGCCACCCTGCTGACCCTTCCCCTGAATATGGAACAAGGAACGGAAATGGTGAGACAGATTCGCGATCAATTGGCCGATAGTATGGATGATATGCGCAGCACACTGCACAAACTGCAACCTAAATCCTATGCATCCGAAGCCTACGCCCTGGATCGTCTCCTAGAGGAAGTGGGTAGAGATACCGGCGTGAAGACAAATTATTAA
- a CDS encoding MDR family MFS transporter, with protein sequence MVARKNSIGLVLAGLLLSILMASMDNTIVATAMGDIVGKLGGLDKFVWVTSAYMVAEMAGMPIFGKLSDMYGRKKFFVFGIIVFMLGSALCGTATSIVELTMYRAIQGIGAGALVPIAFTIMFDVVAPESRGKLGGLFGAVFGLSSVFGPLLGAYITQYATWEWVFYINLPLGLIAFVFIAFFYKESHQHQSQQIDWLGAVTLIGAVVCLIFGLELGGKTFAWGSWQILGLFAGFVALALLFLFAETKAKEPIISFSMFRNRVYWSSNVIGMFSGAAFITASVYIPIFIQGVLGGKATNSGLVLLPMMLGSVVTASLGGVLMTKIKYRNIMIPTLALLVIGLGLLTTLDENSSLWTIRIYMVMVGLGVGASFSVLSNAAMNAFEPQRRGAASSTLNFLRSLGMTMGITIFGIVQSQVFTRKMNDALAGSAAEAGGASAGGVPQGVDLTDPHALLSPELRQAIPPQVLDTITHALSSSIVQLFAWAVIPAALALVASFFMGREKMLVGEEQGEYTGGH encoded by the coding sequence ATGGTTGCACGTAAAAACAGTATTGGATTGGTGCTGGCAGGGTTACTGCTCAGCATATTAATGGCTTCGATGGATAATACCATCGTGGCAACAGCTATGGGGGATATTGTCGGGAAGCTGGGTGGGCTCGACAAGTTCGTCTGGGTTACCTCCGCGTACATGGTGGCTGAGATGGCAGGCATGCCGATCTTTGGTAAGTTATCCGATATGTATGGACGGAAGAAGTTTTTTGTATTTGGTATTATTGTGTTTATGCTTGGCTCAGCGCTGTGCGGAACGGCAACGTCTATTGTGGAATTGACGATGTACAGAGCGATTCAAGGTATTGGTGCGGGTGCCTTGGTGCCGATTGCCTTTACGATCATGTTTGATGTCGTTGCACCAGAATCACGTGGTAAATTGGGTGGATTGTTTGGAGCCGTCTTCGGCCTGTCCAGCGTATTTGGACCACTGCTCGGTGCTTACATTACCCAGTATGCGACATGGGAATGGGTATTCTATATCAACCTGCCGCTAGGCTTGATTGCATTTGTGTTCATTGCGTTCTTTTATAAAGAATCCCATCAGCATCAATCCCAACAGATCGACTGGCTGGGTGCTGTAACGCTGATCGGTGCTGTTGTCTGCCTGATCTTTGGTCTGGAACTTGGCGGCAAAACGTTTGCCTGGGGTTCGTGGCAGATTCTTGGCTTGTTTGCCGGATTTGTAGCATTGGCGCTGCTCTTCCTTTTTGCAGAAACAAAAGCCAAAGAACCAATCATCTCCTTCAGCATGTTCCGCAACCGGGTCTACTGGTCCAGTAACGTTATTGGTATGTTCAGTGGTGCGGCGTTCATTACAGCATCCGTGTACATTCCGATCTTCATACAGGGGGTACTCGGTGGCAAAGCGACCAACTCCGGTCTCGTACTATTGCCGATGATGCTTGGGTCCGTTGTGACGGCGTCCTTGGGCGGGGTGTTGATGACCAAAATCAAGTATCGTAATATCATGATTCCTACGTTGGCTTTACTTGTCATAGGACTTGGATTGTTGACTACGTTGGATGAGAACTCATCCCTTTGGACGATACGTATCTACATGGTGATGGTTGGTCTGGGTGTCGGTGCTTCGTTCTCCGTACTTAGCAATGCAGCCATGAATGCGTTTGAACCGCAAAGACGCGGTGCGGCAAGCTCCACACTTAACTTTTTGCGGTCCCTCGGTATGACGATGGGCATTACGATCTTTGGTATCGTACAGAGCCAGGTATTTACGCGTAAAATGAACGATGCTCTCGCTGGTTCAGCTGCGGAAGCAGGTGGTGCTTCAGCAGGTGGCGTGCCGCAGGGAGTGGATCTGACCGATCCACATGCGCTGCTCTCACCAGAACTTAGACAGGCGATTCCGCCTCAGGTGCTGGATACCATCACACATGCCTTGTCTTCTTCCATCGTGCAGTTATTTGCCTGGGCTGTGATTCCGGCTGCACTCGCGTTGGTCGCTTCCTTCTTCATGGGAAGAGAGAAGATGCTTGTAGGCGAAGAGCAAGGCGAATACACCGGCGGTCACTAA
- a CDS encoding S41 family peptidase, with protein sequence MMKKRSALLLVIVGLLGGSLLTLVLMTYPGIANQTTAGEGLLASVTGNTQQKNDLKKIETAMDLISSNYYKDVDQTKLIDGAINGMMESLGDPYSNYMGQETAAQFEESIEGSFTGIGAEVSSQDGNVVVVSPIKGSPAEKAGIRAKDMIMSVNGESLQGLELNKAVNKIRGPKGSEAKVQVKRAGSSELIEFVIVRDDIDLETVYAHMEDGGIGVIAITQFSLNTGDRFKEELAKLEKQNMKGLVIDVRNDPGGVLQVVIDIAEQFVPKGKVIVQVEDKNGKKEQSKSNGSAKAYPVTVLMNKGSASASEILAGALQQSAGAKLIGENSFGKGTVQTSYDKQMGDGSLLKITIAKWLTPNGDWIHEKGIKPDIAVDQPDYFSVAPINKEKLPLKYDSNSTDVKSAQTMLRGLDFKPDRVDGYYDQKTEEAVKAFQKQKGIQATGQIDEKTAESLEAALIERIANPQYDAQLKRAIENVSKDISSAVSKP encoded by the coding sequence ATGATGAAGAAAAGATCGGCGCTACTGCTTGTCATTGTGGGTCTCCTGGGTGGTAGTTTGCTAACCCTGGTACTAATGACTTACCCGGGAATAGCAAACCAGACCACAGCGGGCGAAGGTTTGCTGGCTAGTGTAACCGGCAATACACAGCAGAAGAACGATTTGAAAAAGATTGAAACTGCGATGGATTTGATCTCCAGCAACTATTATAAAGACGTGGATCAGACCAAATTGATTGACGGTGCGATCAACGGCATGATGGAATCGCTTGGTGATCCGTACTCCAACTATATGGGGCAGGAAACAGCTGCTCAGTTTGAAGAGTCGATCGAAGGTTCATTTACCGGTATTGGCGCAGAGGTATCCTCACAGGATGGAAACGTCGTTGTTGTTTCCCCAATCAAAGGATCTCCTGCCGAGAAAGCGGGTATTCGTGCGAAAGACATGATTATGTCGGTCAACGGCGAATCCCTGCAAGGTTTGGAACTGAACAAGGCTGTTAACAAAATCAGAGGTCCCAAGGGCAGTGAAGCGAAGGTACAGGTCAAACGTGCCGGATCTTCCGAGCTGATTGAATTTGTCATTGTACGTGATGATATTGATCTGGAGACCGTATATGCTCACATGGAGGATGGCGGAATTGGCGTTATTGCCATTACTCAATTCTCTTTAAATACAGGCGATCGCTTCAAGGAAGAGTTGGCGAAGCTTGAGAAGCAGAACATGAAAGGTCTGGTCATCGACGTACGGAATGACCCAGGCGGTGTATTGCAAGTTGTTATTGATATTGCTGAACAGTTTGTTCCTAAAGGCAAGGTTATTGTGCAAGTCGAAGACAAGAACGGCAAAAAGGAACAAAGCAAGTCCAATGGATCAGCCAAAGCTTATCCAGTCACAGTCCTGATGAACAAAGGTAGCGCGAGTGCGTCGGAGATTTTGGCTGGTGCATTACAACAGTCAGCAGGTGCTAAGTTGATTGGTGAAAATTCCTTTGGTAAAGGAACCGTACAGACGAGTTATGACAAGCAGATGGGTGACGGCAGCTTGCTGAAGATCACCATTGCCAAATGGCTCACTCCGAACGGAGACTGGATTCATGAAAAAGGAATCAAACCGGATATTGCGGTAGACCAGCCGGATTATTTCTCGGTGGCACCGATTAACAAAGAGAAGTTACCACTGAAATATGACAGTAATAGCACGGATGTGAAAAGTGCGCAGACGATGCTGAGAGGACTCGATTTCAAACCGGATCGTGTGGATGGATACTACGACCAGAAGACGGAAGAAGCGGTCAAGGCATTCCAGAAGCAAAAAGGCATTCAGGCTACAGGCCAGATTGACGAGAAAACCGCTGAATCACTGGAAGCGGCTCTGATTGAACGTATTGCCAATCCTCAATATGATGCACAGCTGAAACGCGCGATCGAAAATGTCTCGAAGGATATTTCGTCCGCTGTGTCGAAGCCATAA
- the ftsE gene encoding cell division ATP-binding protein FtsE — MIEMQDVWKTYANGTHALQGVSVKIDRNEFVYIVGPSGAGKSTFMKLMYREEVPTKGQISINGFNIGKLKPRKIPYVRRNIGVVFQDFRLLPRMTAFENVAFAMEVIEAPKRHIKKRVMEVLDLVGLRSKANREPSQLSGGEQQRIAIARAIVNNPSVIIADEPTGNLDPETSWGIMQLLDEINFRGTTIVMATHNKDIVNTMRKRVIAIESGRIVRDQMRGEYGYEF, encoded by the coding sequence GTGATAGAAATGCAGGACGTGTGGAAGACCTACGCCAATGGGACCCACGCATTACAAGGGGTGTCGGTGAAGATCGACCGCAATGAATTTGTCTATATCGTCGGTCCGTCCGGCGCAGGTAAATCGACATTTATGAAATTGATGTACAGAGAAGAAGTTCCGACCAAAGGACAAATATCCATTAACGGATTTAATATTGGTAAGTTGAAGCCAAGAAAGATTCCTTATGTGCGTCGTAACATCGGCGTGGTGTTCCAGGATTTTCGTCTGCTGCCACGGATGACAGCATTTGAGAATGTGGCATTTGCCATGGAAGTTATTGAAGCACCGAAGCGTCATATCAAGAAACGAGTGATGGAAGTACTCGACTTGGTGGGACTGCGCAGTAAAGCAAATCGTGAACCTTCACAGCTCTCAGGTGGAGAACAGCAACGTATTGCCATTGCACGGGCTATCGTCAATAACCCCTCGGTTATTATCGCGGATGAGCCTACAGGTAACCTTGATCCGGAGACGTCATGGGGCATTATGCAACTGCTGGATGAGATTAATTTCCGGGGAACAACGATTGTTATGGCGACCCACAACAAAGATATCGTGAATACGATGCGTAAACGGGTAATCGCTATCGAAAGTGGACGGATTGTACGGGATCAGATGAGAGGGGAATACGGTTATGAATTTTAG
- a CDS encoding murein hydrolase activator EnvC family protein, protein MKKTASLLAFTLLASLTLQPSDGYAKSSISDIDQQIQQLESKAASAKQEQKKAASNKKEAQHYKNKTNAYLKVVMEQINVVSDELASVSLQIENTEEDLRTTKKDLQAAEERIVAREKLLESRVRLMYTDGAVSYLDVLLSSTSFTDFLTRADSLKTIVDQDQHLLDEHKADKQLVVDKKAELDVQYAEAKSLYAQKKQRKSQLNEKEAEKQVLLASYDAKIEESEELTQEQEDVLMQIASKRSALLQEKNKLREQQAAAAAKAKAAAAARAKAAAKAPTRVSSDSSTSGSTSSYSGGNGIFSMPISGGRISSSFGPRTHPITGEVGKLHAGVDFAVPQGTTVRAASGGVVIVAEWMSGYGNAVIIDHGGGLWTLYAHNSSLSVSKGDTVSRGDKISESGNTGNSTGPHLHFEVRENGTPVNPMNYL, encoded by the coding sequence TTGAAAAAAACCGCTTCGCTGCTGGCCTTTACGTTATTGGCCAGTTTGACGCTTCAACCTTCTGACGGATATGCCAAGAGTAGCATCAGCGATATTGACCAACAGATTCAGCAACTGGAGAGCAAGGCGGCTTCTGCCAAGCAGGAGCAAAAAAAAGCGGCTTCCAACAAAAAGGAAGCACAGCATTACAAGAACAAAACCAACGCTTATCTGAAGGTTGTCATGGAACAGATCAATGTCGTTAGTGATGAACTGGCGAGTGTATCCTTGCAGATCGAGAACACGGAGGAAGATCTCCGTACAACAAAAAAAGATCTGCAAGCGGCAGAAGAACGCATTGTTGCAAGGGAAAAATTGTTGGAGTCACGCGTACGCCTGATGTATACGGACGGTGCTGTATCCTATCTGGATGTATTGTTGTCCTCTACTAGCTTCACTGACTTCCTGACCCGTGCGGATTCACTCAAAACGATTGTGGATCAGGATCAGCATCTGCTGGATGAGCACAAAGCGGACAAGCAACTAGTCGTGGACAAAAAGGCAGAACTGGATGTGCAATATGCGGAAGCCAAGAGTCTGTATGCACAGAAGAAACAGCGCAAGTCCCAATTGAATGAAAAAGAAGCGGAAAAGCAAGTGCTTCTCGCTTCATATGATGCTAAAATTGAAGAGTCAGAAGAGCTGACACAAGAGCAGGAAGATGTATTAATGCAGATTGCCAGCAAACGTTCGGCACTTCTTCAAGAGAAAAATAAATTGCGTGAACAGCAGGCAGCTGCCGCAGCCAAAGCAAAAGCCGCAGCAGCGGCTCGGGCGAAAGCTGCAGCCAAGGCGCCTACTAGAGTGAGTTCGGATAGCAGCACGAGTGGTTCAACCAGTTCATATTCAGGCGGCAATGGCATATTTAGTATGCCTATCTCTGGTGGAAGGATTTCCTCGTCGTTTGGTCCACGTACACATCCGATTACCGGAGAAGTGGGCAAACTGCATGCTGGCGTTGACTTTGCTGTTCCGCAAGGAACGACAGTACGAGCGGCCTCCGGTGGTGTCGTGATTGTTGCTGAATGGATGAGCGGTTATGGTAATGCCGTAATTATCGATCATGGTGGAGGATTATGGACCTTATATGCTCATAACAGTAGTTTGAGTGTTAGTAAAGGCGATACAGTCTCACGTGGAGATAAGATCTCAGAATCAGGCAATACCGGTAATTCTACGGGACCGCACTTGCATTTCGAAGTACGTGAAAACGGGACTCCTGTCAATCCGATGAACTATCTGTAA
- the ftsX gene encoding permease-like cell division protein FtsX, with product MNFSTLLRHLREGFKNVFRNGWMSVASIMSIIVSLFILGVFMLLVLNVNSMANQVDSQVEISTFLELNVDENLRNTLEQEISAMPEVSEIRFVSKEEGLKEFRERLGESADNVLSGFDVDNNPLPETIEVEVIEPETVNFVAQKIEALNEKHPEKPIMKVNYGKETVEVLFKFTKLVRNIGFIFVGGLGLMSMFLISNTIRVTILARRREIGIMKLVGATNTFIRWPFFIEGALIGFIGSVITVGVLFVGYSQLMKTIGQDVFMQMLNLIPLGEIWGLFGTLLIGLGVLVGILGSTLSIRKSLNV from the coding sequence ATGAATTTTAGTACTCTCTTGCGCCATCTGCGGGAGGGATTCAAAAACGTATTCCGCAACGGCTGGATGTCTGTGGCCTCCATCATGTCCATCATTGTGTCGCTGTTTATTCTTGGCGTGTTTATGCTACTGGTGCTCAATGTGAATTCCATGGCGAATCAGGTTGATAGCCAGGTGGAGATTAGCACGTTCCTCGAACTGAATGTGGACGAGAACCTGCGTAACACACTGGAGCAAGAAATCAGCGCGATGCCTGAAGTAAGTGAGATTCGTTTTGTTTCCAAGGAAGAAGGACTCAAGGAGTTCCGTGAGCGTCTTGGAGAGAGTGCAGATAACGTGCTTAGCGGTTTCGATGTGGACAACAACCCACTGCCGGAGACCATTGAAGTTGAGGTCATTGAACCGGAAACGGTCAATTTTGTGGCGCAAAAAATCGAAGCTTTGAACGAAAAACACCCGGAGAAGCCAATCATGAAAGTGAACTACGGCAAGGAAACGGTGGAAGTGTTGTTCAAATTTACGAAACTTGTTCGTAACATCGGATTTATTTTTGTCGGGGGACTGGGTCTGATGTCCATGTTCCTGATCTCGAATACGATTCGCGTAACGATTCTGGCACGTCGCCGGGAGATCGGAATTATGAAGCTGGTTGGCGCAACCAATACCTTTATTCGCTGGCCTTTCTTTATTGAAGGTGCACTCATTGGATTTATTGGCTCGGTCATTACGGTTGGTGTGCTGTTTGTTGGATACAGCCAGTTGATGAAGACGATTGGTCAGGATGTCTTCATGCAGATGCTTAACTTGATTCCGCTCGGCGAAATCTGGGGACTGTTTGGAACACTGTTGATCGGACTTGGTGTGCTGGTAGGTATTTTGGGAAGTACGCTGTCCATTCGGAAATCACTCAACGTTTAA